A genomic region of Bosea sp. 124 contains the following coding sequences:
- a CDS encoding GntR family transcriptional regulator, which produces MSEPAIDYPRITRRTLHDEVLERLRDMIIEGRLAPGQRINEGVVGAQLGVSRTPLREAIKTLASEGLVEILPAKGAIVRRFSARDLADILEVLKTLEQLGGRITCEEASDAAIEAIHALHQQMLALYETRNRLEYFKLNQAIHSAIVAASGNAALMEMHATLQSRIKRLRFVGNEGPVKWAGAVAEHEEMMAALLKRDAAELSRIIGVHMDSTLLRVREVL; this is translated from the coding sequence ATGAGCGAGCCTGCGATCGACTATCCCCGAATCACGCGCCGGACCCTCCATGACGAGGTTCTGGAGCGTCTGCGCGACATGATCATCGAGGGCCGGCTCGCTCCCGGCCAGCGCATCAACGAGGGCGTCGTCGGCGCGCAGCTCGGCGTCTCGCGCACGCCGCTGCGCGAGGCGATCAAGACGCTCGCCAGCGAAGGGCTGGTCGAGATCCTGCCCGCGAAAGGCGCGATCGTGCGCCGCTTCTCCGCGCGCGATCTCGCCGACATCCTGGAGGTTCTCAAGACGCTCGAGCAGCTCGGCGGCCGCATCACCTGCGAAGAAGCGAGCGACGCGGCGATCGAGGCGATCCATGCCCTGCACCAGCAGATGCTCGCGCTCTACGAGACGCGCAACCGGCTGGAGTATTTCAAGCTCAACCAGGCCATCCACAGCGCCATCGTCGCCGCCTCCGGCAATGCGGCGCTGATGGAGATGCACGCGACCCTGCAATCGCGGATCAAACGGCTACGCTTCGTCGGCAATGAAGGGCCAGTGAAATGGGCTGGCGCCGTCGCCGAGCACGAGGAGATGATGGCGGCGCTGCTGAAGCGCGATGCGGCGGAACTCAGCCGCATCATCGGCGTCCATATGGACTCGACCCTGCTGCGGGTCCGCGAGGTGCTGTGA